The Acidobacteriota bacterium genome includes a region encoding these proteins:
- the rsmA gene encoding 16S rRNA (adenine(1518)-N(6)/adenine(1519)-N(6))-dimethyltransferase RsmA yields MSRVPPLQRALGQHHLRHPGPAIAAVDFLDVAGRRVIEIGAGGGALTRLLLERGASRVIACELDLLWTLELRRRIADPRLAPVTADGCDLRYERTPASTRVAGNLPYNVATRIILAVLERAAVGARAAFLVQREVADRLTASPGDSEYGGLSVMVAARASARRLAIVRPGSFVPPPAVTSAFVGFERTAPPVDEAEWSGFANFVRTAFGQRRKTLVNNFRPSVGRAAAEAALSALDLPSTARAESLGVSEFVALFRELRPGS; encoded by the coding sequence TTGAGCCGCGTTCCCCCGCTTCAGAGGGCCCTGGGCCAGCACCATCTTCGGCATCCTGGGCCCGCGATTGCTGCCGTCGACTTCCTGGACGTCGCCGGCCGCCGGGTGATCGAGATCGGCGCGGGAGGCGGGGCGCTCACCCGCCTGCTGCTCGAACGCGGCGCGAGCCGGGTCATCGCGTGCGAGCTCGACCTGCTCTGGACGCTGGAGTTGCGTCGCCGCATCGCGGATCCGCGCCTGGCGCCGGTCACGGCCGACGGCTGCGATCTGCGCTATGAGAGGACGCCCGCCTCGACCCGGGTCGCGGGCAACCTGCCCTACAACGTGGCGACCCGGATCATTCTCGCCGTCCTCGAACGGGCGGCGGTCGGCGCCCGCGCGGCGTTCTTGGTGCAGCGGGAGGTGGCCGACCGGCTGACCGCGTCACCGGGCGACTCCGAGTACGGGGGATTGAGCGTTATGGTGGCCGCCCGGGCGTCGGCTCGGCGGCTGGCGATCGTTCGGCCGGGCAGCTTCGTGCCGCCTCCGGCCGTGACGAGCGCCTTCGTGGGTTTCGAGCGCACCGCGCCTCCGGTCGACGAGGCGGAGTGGTCCGGGTTTGCGAACTTCGTGCGCACGGCCTTCGGGCAGCGGCGCAAGACGCTCGTCAACAACTTCCGGCCGAGCGTGGGCCGCGCGGCAGCCGAGGCGGCGCTGTCGGCGCTCGACCTGCCGTCCACCGCGCGGGCGGAGAGCCTTGGCGTGTCCGAGTTCGTCGCGCTGTTCCGCGAGCTCCGGCCAGGGAGCTAG
- a CDS encoding DNA translocase FtsK 4TM domain-containing protein — MIRSDDGARRLGLRGLPAGKGVELIGLLLLAIGALLLLSLLSYQPSDASFLRSGADTGDTENLIGPVGAEVAAAGYGVLGLAVVAVALAVLGLGYRLVRSRGSFPSLLQGAGVVVAVAALPTLIDLAVGDVQLRGEALGAGGLVGRTISGGLQSQLGAIGATVIALFALLFGIALTMRGTFEEWLVRVAGQLKGPVAFFASKLGRRRKTARKKKAGKRVRETAAEPVVDSPLQELQLRRSAPQKEVNVARPAAAAAPVAAPGANPPASAVAGSADDADGRAAAGPELPPIDLLYRDEVNSEVDEDGVRKLGELICARCAEFGVEGTIEGISPGPVITVFEFQPAPGIKVAQIINLQDDLALSLKAEAIRIDRMPGRSTLGIEVPNTRRTVIPLGSLLDAPEFRESKSPLTMALGRTLRGEPYYADLTKMPHLLVAGATGAGKSVGLQGMLTSILYKVRSDEVQFILIDPKRIELGVYADIPHLKTAVVVEPKQAANALRWAVGEMERRYRLLAEVHVRSIAFYNEAISDPEVARRLRLRDEEAAEPLAARDFEPLPYYVIVIDELADLMMVASSEVETSIARLAQMARAVGIHLIVATQRPSVDVLTGTIKANFPCRISYAAATRHDSRTILDQVGAEKLLGKGDMLFMPPGSGRTIRLHGAYVTEQETAALVRWLKRQGQPNLDPAVLEPPAEDRSAAGSEHGGGDVLYDEAARLVVAERMGSASFLQRRMRVGFSRASRLVDLMEQDGILGPAQGSKPREVLVPPDFFEEIEQSQIAFE; from the coding sequence GTGATCCGCTCGGACGATGGCGCTCGCCGTCTTGGCTTGCGCGGGCTGCCGGCCGGCAAGGGCGTCGAACTGATCGGCCTGCTCCTCCTCGCCATTGGCGCGCTCCTGTTGCTCAGCCTCTTGAGCTACCAGCCGAGCGACGCCAGCTTCCTGCGGAGTGGCGCGGATACGGGCGACACCGAGAACCTGATCGGTCCGGTCGGAGCCGAGGTTGCCGCGGCGGGCTACGGAGTCCTGGGACTCGCGGTCGTGGCCGTGGCCCTGGCGGTTCTCGGCCTGGGCTACCGGCTCGTACGGTCGCGAGGCAGTTTCCCGTCGCTGCTGCAGGGCGCTGGCGTCGTCGTCGCAGTGGCCGCTTTGCCGACCCTGATCGATCTCGCCGTCGGCGACGTGCAGCTCCGCGGCGAGGCCCTGGGTGCCGGCGGTCTGGTGGGACGAACGATCTCCGGCGGTCTTCAGAGTCAACTGGGAGCCATCGGCGCCACGGTGATCGCGCTGTTCGCGCTTCTCTTCGGCATCGCGTTGACGATGCGAGGCACGTTCGAGGAGTGGCTGGTCCGGGTCGCTGGCCAGCTGAAGGGACCGGTCGCGTTCTTCGCGAGCAAGCTGGGGCGCAGGCGCAAGACCGCTCGGAAGAAGAAGGCAGGCAAGCGCGTCAGGGAGACCGCTGCCGAGCCGGTCGTCGACTCGCCGCTGCAGGAGCTCCAGCTCCGCAGGTCGGCCCCCCAGAAGGAGGTCAATGTCGCAAGGCCAGCGGCAGCGGCCGCTCCGGTGGCGGCGCCGGGGGCAAATCCGCCCGCATCCGCCGTAGCGGGATCGGCGGATGACGCGGACGGACGGGCTGCCGCCGGCCCCGAACTGCCACCGATCGACCTGCTGTACCGCGACGAAGTCAACTCCGAGGTCGACGAGGACGGGGTCCGCAAGCTCGGCGAACTGATCTGTGCCCGTTGCGCCGAGTTCGGTGTGGAGGGGACGATCGAGGGCATCAGCCCGGGTCCGGTGATTACCGTCTTCGAGTTCCAGCCGGCGCCCGGGATCAAGGTTGCGCAGATCATCAATCTGCAGGACGACCTGGCCCTCTCGTTGAAGGCGGAGGCGATTCGGATCGATCGAATGCCTGGCCGCTCCACGCTCGGCATCGAGGTGCCGAACACCCGGCGCACGGTCATCCCGCTGGGCAGCCTGCTGGACGCACCCGAGTTCCGGGAGAGCAAGTCGCCGCTGACGATGGCGCTGGGACGGACCCTGCGGGGCGAGCCGTACTACGCCGATCTGACGAAGATGCCGCACCTGCTTGTTGCGGGCGCCACGGGCGCCGGCAAGAGCGTCGGCCTGCAGGGGATGCTGACTTCGATCCTGTACAAGGTGAGAAGCGATGAGGTCCAGTTCATCCTGATCGATCCGAAGCGGATCGAACTGGGGGTCTACGCGGACATTCCCCACCTCAAGACCGCTGTCGTCGTGGAGCCGAAGCAGGCTGCGAACGCCTTGCGCTGGGCGGTGGGGGAGATGGAGCGTCGCTACCGGCTCCTGGCCGAGGTCCATGTCCGCTCGATCGCGTTCTACAACGAGGCAATCTCGGATCCGGAAGTTGCCCGGCGCCTGCGGTTGCGGGACGAAGAGGCGGCCGAGCCGTTGGCAGCGCGCGACTTCGAGCCGCTTCCCTACTACGTGATCGTGATCGACGAGCTGGCCGACCTGATGATGGTGGCGTCGTCCGAGGTCGAAACCTCGATCGCTCGCCTGGCCCAGATGGCCCGGGCCGTCGGAATCCATCTCATTGTCGCCACCCAGCGCCCATCGGTCGACGTGCTGACCGGGACGATCAAGGCGAACTTCCCCTGCCGGATCTCCTACGCGGCCGCCACGCGGCACGACTCGCGCACGATCCTCGATCAGGTCGGAGCGGAGAAGCTGCTGGGCAAGGGCGACATGCTATTCATGCCTCCCGGCAGCGGCCGGACGATCCGCCTGCACGGCGCCTACGTCACCGAGCAGGAGACGGCGGCCCTGGTTCGCTGGCTCAAGCGCCAGGGTCAGCCAAACCTGGATCCGGCGGTGCTGGAACCGCCGGCGGAAGATCGGTCCGCCGCGGGGAGCGAGCATGGAGGCGGAGACGTGCTGTACGACGAGGCGGCGCGCCTGGTCGTCGCGGAACGGATGGGGTCGGCGAGTTTCCTCCAGCGCCGGATGAGGGTCGGCTTCTCCCGCGCATCCCGCCTGGTCGACCTGATGGAGCAGGATGGAATCCTCGGTCCGGCCCAGGGCAGCAAGCCGAGAGAGGTCCTGGTGCCGCCGGACTTCTTCGAAGAGATCGAGCAGTCGCAGATCGCTTTCGAATAG
- the fmt gene encoding methionyl-tRNA formyltransferase, with translation MSAPRRLSRIAFFGTPEFAVPALDALEAAGRRPILVVSQPPRRAGRGGRVAQPPVARWALERGVDLLQPKGVRGDDFLGRLRDLVLDLAVVAAYGRIFPRSLLELPAGGCVNIHASLLPAWRGAAPIQAAIAAGQKETGVTTMVMEEGLDSGPILLQEATRIGPEETAGELSPRLAAMGARLIVSTLEALQAGTVEPRPQCDEASTYAPMLRSKDGIVDWSRQSREVAWRVRAYEPWPGSRSWLRGEAVRIARSRPLAFCAGAEGRTGLDRPGTFLGCRRVEGFGRAPVVRCGGSSALALLRVQRPGGRRISGLDLVNGLRLAVGERFGTAE, from the coding sequence GTGTCCGCACCCCGAAGACTCAGCCGGATCGCATTCTTCGGCACACCTGAGTTCGCGGTCCCGGCCCTTGATGCCCTGGAGGCGGCCGGCCGCCGGCCGATCCTCGTCGTGAGCCAACCGCCGCGCCGGGCGGGTCGCGGCGGCCGTGTGGCGCAGCCGCCCGTGGCCCGCTGGGCGCTCGAGAGAGGCGTCGACCTGCTGCAGCCGAAGGGTGTGCGCGGGGACGACTTCCTCGGCCGGCTACGCGACCTTGTGCTGGACCTTGCCGTCGTTGCGGCGTACGGTCGGATCTTCCCCCGCTCCTTGCTCGAACTGCCCGCGGGCGGCTGTGTGAACATCCATGCATCGCTGCTGCCGGCCTGGCGCGGCGCGGCGCCGATTCAGGCCGCGATAGCCGCCGGACAGAAGGAGACTGGTGTGACCACGATGGTCATGGAAGAAGGCCTGGACAGCGGACCGATCCTGCTTCAGGAAGCAACCCGAATCGGCCCGGAAGAGACCGCCGGTGAGCTGTCACCACGACTGGCCGCGATGGGTGCCCGGCTGATCGTCAGCACGCTCGAGGCGCTTCAGGCCGGGACCGTCGAACCGCGGCCGCAGTGTGACGAGGCCTCGACCTATGCCCCGATGCTCCGTTCCAAGGACGGCATCGTGGACTGGAGCAGGCAATCGCGAGAAGTCGCGTGGCGCGTGCGCGCCTACGAGCCGTGGCCCGGGTCGCGTAGCTGGCTTCGCGGCGAGGCTGTTCGGATCGCCCGGTCGCGGCCGCTGGCATTTTGCGCCGGAGCGGAGGGGCGAACCGGTCTGGATCGGCCGGGTACCTTCCTGGGTTGCCGGAGAGTAGAGGGGTTTGGGCGGGCACCGGTGGTCCGGTGCGGTGGTTCGTCGGCGCTGGCACTGCTTCGGGTGCAACGGCCGGGCGGCCGACGGATCAGCGGCCTCGATCTGGTCAACGGGCTGCGTCTCGCCGTGGGCGAGCGCTTCGGAACGGCGGAGTGA
- a CDS encoding HU family DNA-binding protein yields the protein MAGKADIVEAVADGAGLSKKQAADAVQSLIDSISSHLQNGDRVQLPGLGSFSVSHRAGRMGRNPKTGESIQIAASNGVRFKVSRPLKDALN from the coding sequence ATGGCCGGAAAGGCAGACATCGTAGAAGCCGTCGCCGATGGCGCGGGTTTGAGCAAGAAGCAGGCGGCGGATGCCGTCCAGTCCCTGATCGACAGCATCTCCAGCCACCTGCAGAACGGTGATCGTGTGCAACTGCCCGGTTTGGGGAGTTTCTCGGTTTCGCACCGTGCCGGCCGCATGGGCCGCAACCCGAAGACCGGCGAGTCGATCCAGATCGCCGCGAGCAACGGCGTTCGCTTCAAGGTCAGCCGTCCCCTCAAGGACGCCCTAAACTAG
- a CDS encoding TIGR04283 family arsenosugar biosynthesis glycosyltransferase gives MRLAIVMPVLEEEGTVQAAVAAARHHCDDLIVVDGGSRDRTLELARRAGATVAAASRPGRGLQLHTGAALAIDRGAQVLLFLHADTRLPASARTEIERAVGGNAIGGGFLVDFEAAPRLLRLGRRLVDFRTKRLRMPLGDQAQFATAAAYAGCGGFTDLPILEDLDFIRRLRRQGSISIISRRALTSSRRFIERGVIRTVATNWLIWLLFAAGVQPARLARFYRLVR, from the coding sequence ATGCGCCTTGCGATCGTGATGCCGGTGCTCGAGGAAGAGGGTACGGTGCAGGCTGCGGTCGCCGCCGCCCGCCATCACTGCGACGATCTGATCGTCGTCGACGGCGGCAGCCGCGATCGCACGCTGGAGCTGGCGCGCCGGGCCGGCGCCACCGTGGCAGCCGCGTCACGACCGGGCCGCGGTCTGCAGCTTCACACCGGTGCCGCCCTGGCCATCGATCGTGGCGCCCAGGTGCTGCTGTTCCTCCACGCCGACACCCGCCTCCCGGCATCAGCCCGAACCGAGATCGAACGTGCGGTCGGCGGCAACGCCATCGGCGGCGGATTCCTGGTCGACTTCGAAGCCGCGCCGCGGCTCCTGCGCCTTGGGCGCCGCCTGGTCGACTTTCGCACGAAACGACTGCGCATGCCGCTCGGCGACCAGGCGCAATTCGCCACTGCGGCGGCCTATGCGGGCTGTGGGGGGTTCACCGACCTTCCGATCCTCGAAGACCTGGACTTCATCCGCCGGCTCCGCCGGCAAGGATCGATCTCGATCATCTCGAGACGTGCCCTGACCTCGTCACGCCGATTCATCGAACGCGGCGTCATCCGGACGGTGGCGACGAACTGGCTGATCTGGCTGCTGTTCGCAGCCGGCGTCCAGCCAGCGCGTCTCGCCCGCTTCTACCGCCTCGTGCGGTGA
- the moaC gene encoding cyclic pyranopterin monophosphate synthase MoaC produces the protein MSSDTSFSHLDRRGRAAMVDVSAKEVTRRVAEASCRVLLSADTVERLDRLPKGDALTVARVAGVQAAKSTSTWVPLAHPLPLDQVEVEIEPGESGVTIRSRVVVTARTGAEMEALTACAAAALALYDMVKSVERGAVVTDLLLEAKSGGRSGEYRRGR, from the coding sequence ATGAGTTCCGACACCTCCTTCAGCCACCTCGATCGCCGCGGCCGCGCGGCCATGGTCGATGTCTCGGCCAAGGAGGTCACTCGTCGGGTCGCGGAAGCATCCTGCCGCGTTCTGCTGTCGGCCGACACCGTTGAGCGGCTGGATCGGTTGCCCAAGGGCGACGCTTTGACGGTGGCGCGGGTGGCTGGAGTGCAGGCCGCCAAGAGCACGTCCACCTGGGTACCCCTGGCTCATCCGCTGCCTCTGGACCAGGTGGAGGTGGAGATCGAACCTGGGGAGAGCGGCGTGACGATCCGGAGCCGAGTGGTGGTCACCGCCCGCACCGGCGCCGAGATGGAGGCGCTGACCGCCTGTGCGGCCGCGGCGCTCGCTCTCTACGACATGGTCAAGTCGGTCGAACGCGGCGCCGTCGTCACGGATCTGTTGCTGGA